Proteins found in one Gemmatimonadota bacterium genomic segment:
- a CDS encoding phytanoyl-CoA dioxygenase family protein, with translation MQYDASRRTFDCEPTLTDSEVLRFCRDGYLHFEGVVPDEINRRTRDYLNGKIPANPCYMPEGITEDDLVRIRNSHEPSSILLEDWFIEHVLLNPVLAGALRSLLGRHVGLPVLVSDHRVACPEGPQGWHHDADHLFGPEVHFVEVFYFPQDTPDEMGPTEVTPGSHIRTTRRTQEENGVLCSGPAGTIGLHSQSILHRRGASTATGLRHMLKYSYWRTVPPARDWIVEPDFDFRHADYGGHGSARYVAHMFYWLCGTGDEFHLIGGQAWPWKSANQIGPSYGYGRTEGYLPDWRGNNDDDYTR, from the coding sequence ATGCAGTACGACGCATCCCGGCGGACTTTCGACTGCGAGCCCACGCTCACGGATTCGGAGGTGCTGCGCTTCTGCAGGGACGGATACCTGCATTTCGAAGGCGTCGTGCCCGACGAGATCAACCGGCGGACGCGCGATTACCTGAACGGGAAGATCCCCGCCAATCCGTGCTACATGCCCGAGGGTATAACTGAAGACGACCTGGTCCGGATCCGGAATTCCCATGAACCGAGTTCGATCCTGCTCGAAGACTGGTTCATCGAGCACGTCCTGCTCAACCCCGTGCTGGCGGGTGCGCTTCGCTCGCTCCTCGGCCGTCACGTGGGACTGCCGGTACTGGTCAGCGACCACCGGGTGGCATGCCCTGAAGGTCCCCAGGGGTGGCATCATGACGCCGATCACCTCTTCGGACCGGAGGTCCATTTCGTCGAGGTGTTCTATTTCCCCCAGGACACCCCCGATGAGATGGGACCCACCGAAGTCACGCCCGGCTCCCACATCCGCACGACCAGGCGGACGCAGGAGGAGAACGGCGTCTTGTGTTCGGGTCCCGCCGGCACCATCGGCCTGCATTCGCAAAGCATCCTCCATCGCCGCGGCGCGTCCACGGCAACCGGCCTGCGGCACATGCTGAAGTACAGCTACTGGCGCACGGTGCCTCCCGCGCGGGACTGGATCGTCGAACCGGATTTCGACTTCAGGCACGCCGACTACGGGGGGCACGGGTCCGCCCGTTACGTGGCCCACATGTTCTACTGGCTCTGCGGCACAGGCGATGAATTCCACCTCATCGGCGGCCAGGCGTGGCCCTGGAAATCCGCCAACCAGATCGGGCCCTCCTATGGTTACGGACGTACGGAGGGCTATCTCCCCGACTGGCGCGGGAACAACGACGATGACTATACCCGGTAG
- a CDS encoding alpha/beta hydrolase, with product MTEDKTWIVPDPLASCEVRLDDETVTVLRRHGNPQGPRLVLSHGNGLAIDLYYPFWSLLIEDYDLILYDQRNHGWNTVGDQQKHDVPTLIHDQRLILEAIDDQYGQKPKVGVYHSVSALITLLTISTFKDLISSGPAVDFAGLVLFDPPLCKPGVSQVEFDAAAEQVAAATRRRGHLFQTEEDFVELLSYSPGFVRVVPGVRELMAKTTLRRTDSGDGFELRCPREYEAQIIDYSRSYSVLVDFDELECPTKVIGADPTLPYSYLPTMDLRDMVTVDYDFLPETTHFFPLEQPEECVTLLREFLENNSLAHSA from the coding sequence ATGACTGAAGACAAAACCTGGATCGTACCCGATCCCCTAGCATCGTGTGAAGTCCGCCTGGACGACGAGACCGTAACCGTGCTGCGCAGGCACGGGAATCCGCAAGGTCCGCGCCTCGTCCTGAGTCACGGCAACGGACTCGCCATAGACCTTTACTATCCCTTCTGGTCTCTCCTCATCGAAGACTACGATCTGATCCTGTATGACCAGCGGAACCACGGCTGGAATACCGTCGGAGATCAGCAGAAGCACGATGTGCCGACGTTGATCCACGACCAGCGCCTGATCCTCGAGGCCATCGACGATCAATACGGGCAAAAGCCGAAAGTCGGCGTCTACCACTCCGTTTCGGCATTGATCACATTGCTGACCATCTCCACCTTCAAGGATCTGATTTCGTCGGGCCCGGCGGTTGATTTCGCCGGTCTGGTCCTCTTCGATCCGCCCCTCTGCAAGCCTGGAGTCAGCCAGGTCGAATTCGACGCGGCCGCGGAACAGGTCGCCGCTGCCACGAGACGCCGCGGGCATCTGTTCCAGACGGAAGAGGACTTCGTGGAGCTACTCAGCTACTCGCCCGGTTTCGTCCGCGTCGTCCCCGGGGTGCGCGAACTCATGGCGAAGACGACGCTGCGGCGGACCGATAGCGGGGACGGTTTCGAACTGCGCTGTCCGCGGGAATACGAGGCCCAGATCATCGATTATTCGAGAAGTTATTCTGTGCTTGTGGATTTTGACGAACTCGAATGTCCGACGAAAGTCATCGGGGCGGACCCCACCCTTCCCTATTCCTACCTGCCGACCATGGACCTGCGCGACATGGTGACGGTCGACTACGACTTCCTGCCCGAGACGACGCATTTCTTTCCGCTGGAACAACCGGAAGAATGCGTAACACTGCTCCGGGAATTCCTCGAAAACAATAGCCTGGCGCATTCGGCCTGA
- a CDS encoding aminotransferase class V-fold PLP-dependent enzyme: MQVSVPAEAQHLRIRERGLAVESPPGCVVLHVLFLDYGSARRQFPVETCLETTVKYAVRSDGGTRVFRPGTCIAAIAKGLEAMGIYEDIGVRPVINAIGTATRFGGALLDPEIMETMRVASREFCILDELHEKAGEKVARMLGVEAAYVTASAACGLVITTASCMTGTDPERIRQLPDTTGMRDEVVVQKTHRIAYDQAIRLTGAKLIELDDSDGPPVEAMRAAIGDGIRTAAVFYLGKNFNDDNAVPLEQAVAMAHAVDVPVIVDAASECPPVSTLTRFTEAGADLVIFSGGKSLQGPQSTGLIIGRKDLISACAVNGTPFATVGRPMKVSREEIFAFIKALEIYLNRDHAADAAAWEEKVRYIEGELDDIPHVTLGRLDPEETYAVPQLRVSIGPEAGLTGDDAVRALLDGHPRIIVQERGEEGFSINPHNLQDGQERIVADRCREVLTGG; this comes from the coding sequence ATGCAGGTATCCGTCCCTGCAGAAGCGCAGCACCTCCGAATCCGTGAGCGTGGGCTCGCAGTCGAAAGTCCGCCGGGATGCGTCGTACTGCATGTTTTATTCCTTGATTATGGGTCTGCGCGGCGTCAATTTCCAGTAGAAACCTGCCTTGAGACAACAGTAAAATATGCAGTGCGATCTGACGGCGGGACAAGGGTTTTCCGACCGGGCACATGCATTGCGGCCATCGCGAAAGGGTTAGAAGCCATGGGTATCTATGAAGACATCGGCGTGCGTCCGGTCATAAACGCCATCGGCACGGCTACGCGTTTCGGGGGCGCCCTTCTGGACCCGGAAATCATGGAGACCATGCGCGTGGCTTCCCGGGAGTTCTGTATCCTGGACGAACTGCATGAGAAAGCCGGGGAGAAGGTCGCCCGAATGCTCGGCGTGGAAGCGGCTTACGTCACCGCCAGTGCCGCGTGCGGCCTGGTCATCACCACGGCGTCCTGCATGACCGGGACCGACCCGGAGCGGATTCGCCAGCTTCCGGACACGACCGGGATGCGTGACGAAGTGGTCGTCCAGAAAACGCACCGGATCGCCTACGACCAGGCCATCCGGCTGACCGGCGCGAAGCTGATCGAGCTGGACGACTCGGACGGTCCGCCCGTAGAGGCCATGCGGGCGGCCATCGGCGACGGCATACGCACGGCGGCGGTCTTCTACCTGGGCAAGAACTTCAATGACGACAACGCCGTCCCCCTGGAACAGGCCGTGGCCATGGCGCATGCCGTGGACGTGCCCGTAATCGTAGACGCCGCCTCGGAATGTCCGCCGGTGTCCACGCTGACCCGGTTCACGGAAGCCGGCGCCGACCTGGTCATATTCAGCGGCGGCAAGAGTCTCCAGGGTCCCCAGTCGACCGGCCTCATCATCGGGCGAAAGGACCTGATCAGCGCCTGCGCGGTGAACGGGACGCCCTTCGCCACGGTCGGCCGGCCGATGAAGGTCAGCCGGGAGGAGATCTTCGCGTTCATCAAGGCCCTCGAGATCTATCTGAACCGGGACCACGCGGCGGATGCGGCGGCCTGGGAAGAAAAGGTACGCTACATCGAAGGGGAACTGGACGACATACCCCACGTTACCCTTGGCCGGCTCGATCCGGAAGAGACCTACGCCGTGCCCCAGCTCAGGGTCTCCATCGGCCCGGAAGCCGGTCTGACCGGGGATGACGCGGTGCGGGCTTTGCTCGACGGCCACCCCAGGATCATCGTGCAGGAAAGGGGCGAGGAGGGTTTCTCCATCAATCCCCATAACCTGCAGGACGGCCAGGAGCGGATCGTGGCGGATCGGTGCCGGGAGGTGCTTACGGGCGGGTAG
- a CDS encoding acyl carrier protein translates to MATTADRIRKLIEDNLEVDGQPIALPDDLNISLTEAGVSSVDILAFAKVVAEEFNMEFSPQDCVDVKTVQELVSRLDAAA, encoded by the coding sequence ATGGCTACGACCGCTGATCGTATCAGGAAGCTCATTGAGGACAACCTGGAAGTCGACGGGCAACCCATCGCACTGCCGGACGATCTCAACATCAGCCTTACTGAGGCCGGCGTTTCCTCCGTGGACATTCTTGCGTTCGCGAAGGTTGTCGCCGAGGAGTTCAATATGGAATTCTCCCCTCAGGACTGCGTGGACGTCAAGACGGTGCAGGAACTCGTCAGCCGGCTGGACGCCGCTGCCTGA